The following proteins are encoded in a genomic region of Procambarus clarkii isolate CNS0578487 chromosome 23, FALCON_Pclarkii_2.0, whole genome shotgun sequence:
- the LOC138367857 gene encoding golgin subfamily A member 6-like protein 2: MAGDDVMAGGADMAGGDTMAGGNEMANGDAIVGDDAMEGDDTIAGDDSIAGGDTMAGDVAMSDGDYITGGDAIAGGDAMAGSDAMVGDDSVTGDDAMAGSDAMVGDDSVNGDDAMAGSDAMVGDDSVTGDDAMAGDNTMDGGDAMAGGGDAMADGDAMACGDSMVGIDDNDDRYIQELLHSCTATIGGDVMAGGDAITGGDALSGDDDAMVCGEAMAVGVAMSGDDVMAAGDAMAGGDAIAGGEALAGGGAMSGGDDMDGGDDMDGDDALAGREAIARRDAITGGDAMARGDAMAGGNSMSGGDAMAGGDAMAGGDSMAGGDEMDSGDAMAGGDEMDSGDAMAGGDPMAGGEAIAGVDAIAGDDAMDGSDAMDGGDTMATCDSMAGGDEIDGGDAMAGGDAMAGGDAMAGAVTVSTPIFLPSQLRRIISPYPKYSLMFREHFHVWESMERN, translated from the exons atggctggtgatgacgtaaTGGCTGGAGGTGCtgacatggctggtggtgacaccatggctggtggtaaCGAAATGGCTAATGGTGACGCCATTGTTGGTGATGATGCCATGGAAGGTGATGACACCATAGCTGGTGATGACTCCATTGCTGGTGGAGACACAATGGCTGGTGATGTCGCCATGTCTGATGGTGACTACATTACTGGTGGTGATGCTatagctggtggtgacgccatggctggtagtGACGCAATGGTTGGGGATGACTCCGTAACTGgagatgacgccatggctggtagtGACGCAATGGTTGGGGATGACTCCGTAAATGgagatgacgccatggctggtagtGACGCAATGGTTGGGGATGACTCCGTAACTGgagatgacgccatggctggtgataacacaatggatggtggtgatgccatggctggtggtggtgacgccatggctgatggtgacgccatggcttgtGGTGACTCCATGGTTGGtattgatgataatgatgatagatatatacaagagttgttacattcttgtacagccacta TTGGTGGTGACGTCATGGCCGGTGGTGACGCCATTACTGGTGGTGACGCCTTGTCTGGTGATGACGATGCCATGGTATGTGGCGAGGCCATGGCTGTTGGGGTCGCAATGTCTGGTGATGATGTTATGGCTGCTggcgacgccatggctggtggtgacgccattgctggtggtgaggCATTGGCTGGTGGTGGCGCCATGTCTGGTGGTGACGACATGGATGGTGGTGACGACATGGATGGTGATGACGCCTTGGCTGGTCGTGAGGCCATAGCACGTCGTGATGCAAttactggtggtgacgccatggctcgtggtgatgcaatggctggtggtaattcaatgtctggtggtgacgccatggctggtggtgacgccatggctggtggtgactccatggctggtggtgatgaaaTGGatagtggtgacgccatggctggtggtgatgaaaTGGatagtggtgacgccatggctggtggtgaccccatggctggtggtgaggcCATAGCTGGTGTTGACGCAATAGCAGGTGATGACGCAATGGATGGTAGTGACGCAATGGatggtggtgacaccatggcaACTTGTgactccatggctggtggtgatgaaatcgatggtggtgatgccatggctggtggtgacgccatggctggtggtgatgccatggctggtg ctgtgacggtgtccacccctatatttcttccttcccagctgaGAAGAATCATATCTCCGTACCCtaagtattctctgatgttcagggaacattttcatgtgtgggaaagcatGGAGCGCAATTAA